From the genome of Symphalangus syndactylus isolate Jambi chromosome 5, NHGRI_mSymSyn1-v2.1_pri, whole genome shotgun sequence, one region includes:
- the LOC129482596 gene encoding large ribosomal subunit protein eL18-like translates to MGVDIRHNKDRKVRRKEPKSQDIYLRLLVKLYRFLARRTNSTFNQVVLKRLFMSRTNRPPLSLSRMIRKMKLPGRENKTAVVVGTITDDVRVQEVPKLKVCALCVTSRAHSRILRAGGKILTFDQLALESPKGCGTVLLSGPRKGREVYRHFGKAPGTPHSHTKPYVLSKGQKFGRARGQRASRGYKN, encoded by the coding sequence ATGGGAGTCGACATCCGCCACAACAAGGACCGGAAGGTTCGGCGCAAGGAGCCCAAGAGCCAGGATATCTACCTGAGGCTGTTGGTCAAGTTGTACAGGTTTCTGGCCAGAAGAACCAACTCCACATTCAACCAGGTTGTGCTGAAGAGGTTGTTTATGAGTCGTACCAACCGGCCGCCTCTGTCCCTTTCCCGGATGATCCGGAAGATGAAGCTTCCTGGCCGGGAAAACAAAACGGCCGTGGTTGTGGGGACCATAACGGATGATGTGCGGGTTCAGGAGGTGCCCAAACTGAAGGTATGTGCACTGTGCGTGACCAGCCGGGCCCACAGCCGCATCCTCAGGGCAGGGGGCAAGATCCTCACTTTCGACCAGTTGGCCCTGGAGTCCCCCAAGGGCTGCGGCACTGTCCTGCTCTCCGGTCCTCGCAAGGGCCGAGAGGTGTACCGGCATTTCGGCAAGGCCCCAGGAACCCCGCACAGCCACACCAAACCTTACGTCCTCTCCAAGGGCCAGAAGTTCGGGCGTGCCAGAGGCCAACGGGCCAGCCGAGGCTACAAAAACTAA